In Ochotona princeps isolate mOchPri1 chromosome 21, mOchPri1.hap1, whole genome shotgun sequence, a single genomic region encodes these proteins:
- the LOC101531078 gene encoding 7-alpha-hydroxycholest-4-en-3-one 12-alpha-hydroxylase has product MVLWGLLVALLVVIMGYLCLPGLFRQRRPQEPPLDKGTIPWLGHAMIFRKNMFEFLKHMRSKHGDVFTVQLGGQYFTFVMDPLSFGPILKDGKRKLDFVEYAKRLVLKVFGYQSIEGDHNMIHSASIKYLMGHGLEDLNKAMLDSLSLVMLGPEGRDPDASQWREDGLFHFCYGIMFKAGYLSLFGHTKDKKQDLLQAEEIFVKFRRFDLLFPRFVYSLLGPREWQEVGHLQQLFHKQLSAKHTQEKEGMSTWIGQMLQFLREHGVAPAMQSKFNFMMLWASQGNTGPASFWALLFLLKHPEAMQAVKEEATRVLGKMRLEVKQSFTLQLSALQHIPVLDSVMEETLRLGAAPTLYRMVQEDYVLTMANGQQCLFRQGDIVTLFPYLSVHMDPEIHPEPTTFKYDRFLNPNGSRKVDFYKAGQKIHHYTMPWGSGVSICPGRFFALSEMKLFVLLMVNYFDLELVDPNTPVPPIDPRRWGFGTMQPSQDVQIRYRLKPLD; this is encoded by the coding sequence ATGGTGCTCTGGGGACTGCTAGTGGCCTTGCTCGTGGTCATCATGGGGTACCTGTGCCTGCCAGGGTTGTTCCGACAACGTAgaccccaggagcctcctctggacaAGGGCACCATACCCTGGCTGGGCCATGCCATGATCTTCCGGAAGAACATGTTTGAGTTCTTGAAGCATATGCGGTCCAAGCACGGGGATGTGTTCACCGTGCAGCTGGGGGGCCAGTACTTCACGTTTGTCATGGATCCTCTCTCCTTTGGCCCCATCCTCAAGGATGGGAAAAGAAAACTTGACTTTGTGGAGTATGCAAAGAGACTGGTGTTGAAGGTGTTTGGATACCAGTCAATAGAAGGGGACCACAATATGATACACTCAGCCAGTATCAAGTATCTCATGGGACACGGCTTGGAAGACCTCAACAAGGCCATGCTGGACAGCCTGTCGCTGGTGATGCTGGGGCCCGAAGGCCGGGACCCAGATGCCAGCCAATGGCGTGAGGATGGTCTCTTTCACTTTTGTTATGGCATCATGTTCAAGGCTGGCTACCTGAGCTTATTTGGCCACACCAAGGACAAGAAGCAGGACTTGCTCCAGGCCGAAGAGATATTCGTGAAGTTCCGCAGGTTTGATCTTCTGTTCCCCAGGTTTGTCTATTCTTTACTGGGGCCCCGGGAGTGGCAAGAAGTAGGCCACCTCCAGCAGCTCTTTCACAAGCAGCTGTCTGCGAAACACACCCAGGAGAAGGAAGGCATGAGCACCTGGATAGGCCAGATGCTGCAGTTTCTCAGGGAGCATGGAGTGGCACCAGCTATGCAGAGCAAGTTCAACTTCATGATGCTCTGGGCTTCCCAGGGAAACACAGGACCCGCCTCCTTCTGGGCCCTCCTGTTCCTCCTGAAACACCCGGAAGCCATGCAAGCTGTAAAGGAGGAGGCCACCCGGGTCCTGGGCAAGATGAGGCTGGAAGTCAAGCAGTCCTTCACCCTCCAGCTCAGTGCCTTGCAACACATCCCAGTGCTGGACAGCGTGATGGAGGAGACGCTGAGGCTGGGTGCTGCTCCCACGCTGTACCGGATGGTGCAGGAAGACTATGTCCTGACGATGGCCAATGGGCAGCAGTGCCTGTTCCGCCAGGGAGACATCGTGACCCTCTTCCCCTACCTCTCAGTGCACATGGACCCTGAGATCCACCCAGAGCCCACCACCTTTAAGTACGATCGCTTCCTCAACCCCAACGGCAGCCGCAAAGTGGACTTCTATAAGGCAGGCCAGAAGATCCACCACTACACCATGCCCTGGGGCTCAGGTGTCTCCATCTGCCCTGGGAGATTCTTTGCTCTCAGTGAGATGAAGCTCTTTGTCCTGCTCATGGTCAATTACTTTGACTTGGAGCTGGTGGATCCTAACACACCCGTGCCACCTATTGACCCTCGGCGCTGGGGCTTTGGAACCATGCAGCCCAGCCAGGACGTGCAAATCCGCTATCGCCTGAAGCCCCTGGACTGA
- the ACKR2 gene encoding atypical chemokine receptor 2 isoform X2: MRIQVPGFLPPMGETWTEILAPHFTLAQLWLLQTFEIQHQVHLPDMATTASSWPLTTEGDRTGNSSFFYDYDYLDEVTFMLCRKDAVLSFSKVFLPTFYSLLFVLGLGGNLLLLVVLLRYVPRRQMAEVYLLNLAISNLLFVVTLPFWAISVAWHWVFGNFLCKMMSILYTTSFYSGIFFISCMSLDKYLEIVHAQPHHRLRTRTKSLLLATLVWTVSLAISIPDIVFVQIHENPKGVWSCYADFGGHATTWKLFLRFQQNLLGFLLPFLTMIFFYSRIGCVLVRLRPPGRGRALRMAAALVVAFFLFWFPYNLTLFLHSLLDLQVFGNCQVSQQLDYALQVTETFAFLHCCFTPVLYAFSSGRFRQYLKTFLATVLGRHLAPGTAQASLSNCSESSSVTVHEEITGMSDLGKRQAEGFPNKEGVRNN, encoded by the coding sequence AAATCCAGCACCAGGTGCATCTTCCTGACATGGCCACCACTGCCTCCTCTTGGCCACTCACCACGGAGGGTGACCGTACTGGGAACAGCAGCTTCTTCTACGACTATGACTACCTGGACGAGGTGACCTTCATGCTGTGTAGGAAAGACGCCGTGCTGTCCTTCAGCAAGGTCTTCCTGCCGACCTTCTACAGCCTGCTCTTTGTGTTGGGGCTGGGCGGGAACCTCCTCCTTCTGGTGGTCCTGCTGCGTTACGTGCCTCGCAGGCAGATGGCTGAGGTCTATTTGCTGAACCTGGCCATCTCCAACCTCCTGTTTGTGGTGACACTGCCCTTCTGGGCCATCTCTGTGGCCTGGCATTGGGTCTTTGGGAATTTCTTGTGCAAAATGATGAGCATTCTCTATACCACTAGCTTTTACAGTGGCATCTTTTTCATCAGTTGCATGAGCCTGGACAAGTACCTGGAGATTGTCCATGCTCAGCCCCACCACAGGCTAAGGACCCGGACCAAGAGCCTGCTCCTTGCTACCCTCGTGTGGACTGTGTCCCTTGCCATCTCCATCCCTGACATAGTCTTTGTACAGATCCATGAGAATCCCAAGGGCGTGTGGAGCTGCTACGCAGACTTCGGCGGCCACGCGACCACTTGGAAGCTCTTCCTCCGCTTCCAGCAGAACCTCCTGGGGTTCCTCCTCCCATTTCTTACCATGATCTTCTTCTATTCCCGCATTGGCTGTGTCCTGGTCCGTCTGAGGCCTCCGGGCCGGGGCAGAGCACTACGGATGGCTGCAGCCCTGGTAGTAGCCTTCTTTCTGTTCTGGTTCCCGTACAACCTCACCTTGTTTTTGCACTCCTTGCTGGACCTGCAAGTCTTTGGGAACTGCCAGGTCAGCCAGCAACTGGACTATGCACTTCAGGTGACAGAGACGTTTGCCTTCCTTCACTGCTGCTTTACCCCGGTCCTTTATGCCTTCTCCAGTGGCCGCTTCCGCCAGTACCTGAAGACCTTtctggctactgtgctgggacggCATCTGGCACCTGGCACTGCCCAGGCCTCGCTGTCCAACTGTTCTGAAAGCAGCAGTGTTACTGTCCATGAAGAAATTACTGGCATGAGTGACCTTGGGAAGAGGCAGGCCGAGGGCTTTCCTAACAAGGAAGGCGTGAGGAATAATTAA
- the ACKR2 gene encoding atypical chemokine receptor 2 isoform X3: MATTASSWPLTTEGDRTGNSSFFYDYDYLDEVTFMLCRKDAVLSFSKVFLPTFYSLLFVLGLGGNLLLLVVLLRYVPRRQMAEVYLLNLAISNLLFVVTLPFWAISVAWHWVFGNFLCKMMSILYTTSFYSGIFFISCMSLDKYLEIVHAQPHHRLRTRTKSLLLATLVWTVSLAISIPDIVFVQIHENPKGVWSCYADFGGHATTWKLFLRFQQNLLGFLLPFLTMIFFYSRIGCVLVRLRPPGRGRALRMAAALVVAFFLFWFPYNLTLFLHSLLDLQVFGNCQVSQQLDYALQVTETFAFLHCCFTPVLYAFSSGRFRQYLKTFLATVLGRHLAPGTAQASLSNCSESSSVTVHEEITGMSDLGKRQAEGFPNKEGVRNN; this comes from the coding sequence ATGGCCACCACTGCCTCCTCTTGGCCACTCACCACGGAGGGTGACCGTACTGGGAACAGCAGCTTCTTCTACGACTATGACTACCTGGACGAGGTGACCTTCATGCTGTGTAGGAAAGACGCCGTGCTGTCCTTCAGCAAGGTCTTCCTGCCGACCTTCTACAGCCTGCTCTTTGTGTTGGGGCTGGGCGGGAACCTCCTCCTTCTGGTGGTCCTGCTGCGTTACGTGCCTCGCAGGCAGATGGCTGAGGTCTATTTGCTGAACCTGGCCATCTCCAACCTCCTGTTTGTGGTGACACTGCCCTTCTGGGCCATCTCTGTGGCCTGGCATTGGGTCTTTGGGAATTTCTTGTGCAAAATGATGAGCATTCTCTATACCACTAGCTTTTACAGTGGCATCTTTTTCATCAGTTGCATGAGCCTGGACAAGTACCTGGAGATTGTCCATGCTCAGCCCCACCACAGGCTAAGGACCCGGACCAAGAGCCTGCTCCTTGCTACCCTCGTGTGGACTGTGTCCCTTGCCATCTCCATCCCTGACATAGTCTTTGTACAGATCCATGAGAATCCCAAGGGCGTGTGGAGCTGCTACGCAGACTTCGGCGGCCACGCGACCACTTGGAAGCTCTTCCTCCGCTTCCAGCAGAACCTCCTGGGGTTCCTCCTCCCATTTCTTACCATGATCTTCTTCTATTCCCGCATTGGCTGTGTCCTGGTCCGTCTGAGGCCTCCGGGCCGGGGCAGAGCACTACGGATGGCTGCAGCCCTGGTAGTAGCCTTCTTTCTGTTCTGGTTCCCGTACAACCTCACCTTGTTTTTGCACTCCTTGCTGGACCTGCAAGTCTTTGGGAACTGCCAGGTCAGCCAGCAACTGGACTATGCACTTCAGGTGACAGAGACGTTTGCCTTCCTTCACTGCTGCTTTACCCCGGTCCTTTATGCCTTCTCCAGTGGCCGCTTCCGCCAGTACCTGAAGACCTTtctggctactgtgctgggacggCATCTGGCACCTGGCACTGCCCAGGCCTCGCTGTCCAACTGTTCTGAAAGCAGCAGTGTTACTGTCCATGAAGAAATTACTGGCATGAGTGACCTTGGGAAGAGGCAGGCCGAGGGCTTTCCTAACAAGGAAGGCGTGAGGAATAATTAA